From one Lolium rigidum isolate FL_2022 chromosome 4, APGP_CSIRO_Lrig_0.1, whole genome shotgun sequence genomic stretch:
- the LOC124646482 gene encoding subtilisin-chymotrypsin inhibitor WSCI-like has translation MSSDMCSPVQGSTATGGNKTSWPEVVGMSVEEATNVILKDKPEPQIVVVPAGSPVTLDYRIDRVRLFVDTVAEVPRVG, from the coding sequence ATGAGTTCCGACATGTGCAGCCCTGTCCAAGGGAGCACTGCCActggtggcaacaagacatcgtggccggaggtggtggggaTGTCCGTGGAGGAGGCGACGAATGTGATTTTGAAGGACAAGCCTGAGCCGCAGATCGTCGTGGTGCCGGCGGGGTCACCGGTCACCTTGGACTACCGCATCGATCGTGTACGCCTCTTCGTTGACACTGTTGCCGAGGTCCCCAGGGTCGGCTAG